In Taeniopygia guttata chromosome Z, bTaeGut7.mat, whole genome shotgun sequence, the sequence GGCTTCCCATCGCAGTAGTATGGACttgtttaggttgaaaaagatcTCTAAGATTGTAGAGAGTCCACCCACAAACCTGACATTGACAAGTCGACTTtgaaaccatgtccccaggtgccacatccacacattccATAAGAGTCTCCAGACATGACAATATCATTAATTCCACGGGCAGCCATGACAACTCTTAACAACCTTTTCAGAGGAGAAATTTGTCCTTAATACCCAATCTAAGCCCCCCCCGACAGAagttgaggccatttcctcttgtcctctcccttgtttcctgggagcagagcctgacccccacctggggTGTGGCTCCACACttctgtcagggagttgtagagaacaAGAaagcccccctgagcctcctcttctccattctcagcccctccagctccctcagctgctcctcatcagacttaaTCACCAGACCCTTTCCTGTGCTCAGGCCTTTGCCGCCACTGCTTTGGGACCTGTTGCAGCATTCCACACTCCACACAGGCATGTTTTTATCTAACCCTTTCTTGCTCTGAGTGAAAGATTAACcccttttctttgcagtgaCCTAACTTGCAGTCTGATTGCTGGCTCTGCTTGTTTACTTCCCTTTTGCATCACCCTCACAAAAGAAGAAGTCACCATACTAAAGAAACTGCTGCTAGAGGGGAGTAGAGAAAGTCAGCAAGTACTTTGTGAGCAATTCCCATCCTTTATTCATCAGTGCGTATGATTTGGGCTAGCCAAACAGTTGGAAATGGttgtttccctcttcccctgctcagGGTGCTTTAACAAGGGAAGACTGATGttctggagaggggaagtgcGTCCGCAGCCATTCACTTGTTATGATTCTCCAGGGCCAGAGTGGAATACATAAACCTCTGGCTCCAGCTAGAGGCCACTCATGGCTGGGTTTCTAAGCAGAACAGATCTCTCTTTATGAAGTATCACTCTGCTCCGTTAAGGTGTGTGGTACAATAGGCCCAGTATCTCATAGGGAACAAGAAGACAAGAGAATAGAGAAATTGCTGCTTCCCGGGAAGTGGCTGAACATTGCTCGTCTATGAGAAGTagagaataaatgttttttctcctttacttcTGCATGCACAAACTCAATTTTTTCACTTCAATTAACAGCCTTATCTCAACTGACtacttgttttccattttatgttCTCTCCCCTGTCACACTAGGAAAGGGAGTGTGATGGAGTGGCTTAGTGACCACCTGGCATTCAGCCAAGGTGAACCCACTACACCCATTCTAAAAAAGGGTAGAAAGGAATACTCTGGAAATGACCAACCCATCAGCCTCATGTCAGTGCCTCGGAAGATCACGGAACACATCCTCCTTGAAGCTatgctaaggcacatggagaACAGGGAGGTGATTTGGGACAGCCGAGGGTGAGTCTTGCCCGACCTACCCAGTGGCCTTCAATGATGGATCGAGTACATGAAGGGACAAGGGGAAGGCTACAGGTGTCATTTATCTGGACTACCGTAAAGCCTTTGACATGATCCCCAAAACATTCTCCCTAAATTTGAGAGAGGTGGATTTGGTGCCTGGACTGTTGGATGGATAAGAAATTGCATGCATGGTGCTTCCAGAGATCAACAGCTAAGAGTCAGGATGGACCTCAAAGTTCTGTTCTCTGAGCAATGTCtattaatatcttcattaatcCTGTACACAGAGGTAtcctcagcaggtttgctgatgtcaccaagcagcagctgacacaCCTGAAGAATGGAATGACTACTAAAGAGATGTGATGTGCTTGAGGAGTGGAACCATAGCAGTCTCATGTGGTTTAAAaagatcaagtatgaggtgctgCACCTGAGTCAGGGTAGGTCTCAGGATGCATCCAGGCACAGTCTGGCCCCAGGATGCAAAGAGGATGGGAGTTTCTgcctgtctgtgccctgtcagCCTGTTGTGTAGGCCccaaggcagccaggctgttaCTACACCACTGTGTCCCTCGCTCTCTGTGCCCGGCACCTccggccctgctgccctgctcccggaGCCCTGTCCCCGGGCAGAGCCGTTCCctgcccgggcactgccccTTGGGGTGCTCCCTGCTGCGGCCTGGGCTGGCCCCAGAGCAGGGTCCCCCTGCGGGTGGCCCCGGGCGGGCCGCATGTCCCCGGCCGGCTGTGCCcgggcagctgcctcagccgtgagggctgcagagctgcggGAGCCCACGGCTCTCTGCCGGCCGcgctgcagagctcccagctccagctggcagggccTCAGCGCCCGCCCTGTGCCCTCCCGCAGGGACAGGCAGGCCAGGCCCTGCTTGCTGCCCTCATGGCGGCATTCCTGGCCCCTGCGCTCTCCAAGGGCTTCTCCAGGGGCACTCTCCTGCGGCCTTTGGGTCCCTGCACGGGAGCCGTGAGAGACCggcacaggggctgttggcaagggcctggagggacagcgCCAGGGCCAgtggcttcccactgacagagggcagccttaggctggagctgtgcaaggacttctgctctctgaggctgctgagcctcTGGCCCACgctgcccacaggagctgtggctgccccatccctggctgtgttccaggccagcttggatgggccttggagcaacctggcctagcggaaggtgtccctgcccttggcagcagggctgggacaagaCAATTTCTAAGCACCCTTCCAAGCCAAggcattctgggattctgtgatcagaggggctgggggtggcttgGCTTAATTTCGGCTAGAGATAATTCACCACTCTGAGTTTGGTTGAGTTCAAGGAGTCATGCTCATGAGCCCAGATTCACAGCCCGTGACATTTACCACTACTATAGGCCTGGCTGACATCAATAAAGTCTTGCACACTCCAGATTCTGTACAAATTGCCTTTTATTGACACCAGAGCAAAGCGTTTTCCAGTTTGCTACTTATAAATGCATTAACTCTAGAGCGGGAATATGGGTTGCAACAGATAGCAAGACTGGATATGGCTTTACATCTGTATAAAATTTATATCACGCATGTAATCTATTATAGGCATAtgatatagaatatatattacagagttatattcatatttaatgTATACAGCAAGTATATATCATATGTATGCtatatatgtaataaatatatctattttatgaaaaacctTCCAGACATAAAGGGACTATGAGCAACAATATGTGTCACAACAGACACTGACAATAAATATGTCTTCTACTGTTACTATTTAAACGAAATTACATATGCAActctttaaaatcactttttatcCTGATGTAActccatatttcatattttgatattatttatGTTACTATATTGTTTTGATTTATCGTATTTTACTAGTAGATATGATAATTCATAAACTTTATAGTATATAACAGGCATACACAATAGATCTATCTATGAAACAAAAGCCTTGATTCTGCTATAGATAAAATTTCATGTCAGCTCCAACACACGTGGTCTAATGTTGACATAAAGGTGTCTCTTCCAGGGACATGGAGAGGCTCCATCCATTGACTCATCCCGGGTCACCAGTGCCAGTTTTCCCTCATATtcttttttgccccatttctatttttctttttctgtcccagaTTCCCACTTTTTTCATGCTTGAAATTTTAGCTCTCCTCAAAGGCTGGGAAGAACTGCATATTGCAGGTGGGGTTTGGAGACTTTAGCTCAGCATGTAGAGCAGGGCTCAATGACAGCTGGGTGCCTTTTTTGGAAAGTGAAATGATACAAAGAAGTAGAATAAACCCTCCCGTGGCAGTCCACTTTCTGAGGtgccagcagaggctgttgGACCTTCTCCAGAGCCTTTGCACGCATCCTCTTCTCCTTAGCACCAAATTTGTGCTAGGAGGTGGttgtctgctgccagctgcGAGCAGCACAAGCACTGCTCTGTGCACTTGGCCAtggctcctgcccttccttcagTCATCCTCTCCGAGAGCGATCCTTTTGAACGTCTTGTGCAGCACCCGGTAATCCCGCATTGCCTGGGTGTGGGCAGCCGGCTGCTGCGCCAGGTGATGGAAGAGACTGTATGTCCTACCCATTCTTACATCTGGGGGTAAATTGATGTCCTGAGGAAACCTCCGGTTACCCACAATGAAGTGCTGGAGGCATTTTTGTCACAAACATATATGCAGGCTGTCCCTGATATCCGTCAGTCGCTCCCGGAGATGTCCCCTGCTCCACGATGACACGGGCATGGCAATGAGCAGGTGCATGACAATGGTCTTCATGGTGTAGGTGGAGAAGCTGAAGCCCAGAACAAGATGGGAGAAGAACTGAAGGCATTTGAGGTGCGAGCTGTCAGGGGGGGCCTGCCTGGCAATGTACTTGAAGAACTCAGCCTCTGCCACAGCGTAATACAACTAATCACCTTACTTTGTAGCCGCAACATCCAAGCCTGCACCACAGCCTGTTAACTACATATCCAATTATAACTTGTTACTTGTATCAACAACAACCCTTTTTATACAGACATTGTTAACAACATTgcccaaaagtttaaatttgctttttttgttcataacaacactgttgctgctgctgatggcagagtgctgctgcGCAGAAGCTTTATATCGTCTCTTTCTGTATCCCACgttccttcccctctcttttcctcgGGGACGTGAGGTAGTTTTCTGCTACTGCCTGTGAAGCCCACAAGCACATACGCATGATCACCTCTTTCATGAGCCAATGAGCAGCACACTTGCGAGCTGACGCCGAATATCCTGGTACTCGCTCATCGCCTGAGAGTGGGCAGCTGGACACCGTGCCAGCTGATGGAAGAGATTgggtggctcagctgctgcaatgtcCAGGGGCAAGCTAATCTCCTGAGGCAATCTCTTGTTGCCTATGATAAAGTGGTTAAGgcatttctcctccagagagcagCGCAGGTTCACACTGATATCTCGCATGCGCTGCAAGAAATACTTCCTGCGCCATTGTGACACGGGGAGACCGTTCAGGAGATGCATGACGATGGTCTTCAGGGTGTAGTTGGAaaagcctgtgcccagcagaaggcggcagaaaagctgcagacatcTCAGGTGCAAACTGTCGGGGGGGGCCTTCCTGGCAATGTGCATGAAGAACTTCACCTCTGCCACAGCATAAGTCTCAGGCCATAGAGTGCTTGGGGTGCGTGTTTCCCTAGGCTGGCTGCTCACGAATATGTCAGAGCCACCTCTCCGCACCCCGAACAGGATCTCAATCCTGAAGCTTTCTCCGCCACTGATCGCCTTGAATTGGCAGGAGTGTGTGGAGGGCAGCGGGATTAAATTCCGGTTTTGTAACTGAGGCAAAGGTGGCATGATTGCTTTCACCAGTTGCTGGAACCAGCGGGCAGTTTTCTGCACGTCCAGGTAGGAGTCGGTGCACAGGGTGTCTAGGAGGCTGGGATCCTGAttgctcctcagctcctcctcggggttgtgcaggaagcacagcatgttctcaccctgctgctgcctcgtGCAGGTGCACTCCAGCTGCACGCGGACACGGAAGTTCCTCACGTGCCTCTGCCCCTCACCGTCCAGCTCCAGGTGGAAGCTGTGGCCTCGGGGAGGAGTCATGGGTATGAGCACACGGTACACGAcatcctgctcccagggactcCACCCTTCAAAGGCACTGCCCACCCCGATGGGTCGGTGCAGGACTGGGTAGAAACTGTCAAACAAGACATGCCCAAAGTAAATTGTATAATCGTCCATCAGGTCAGTTATCCACTCACAGACTCTCTGCAGGTCCTCTACAGGCCCCTCTATGCGCTCCATTATATCTTGTCCAACACGATCGTCAACattgtcttcttcttcttggaCTACATTTGCAACATCATTGTCATTGTTGTTTTCTGCAAGTGCAGCCCCATTGGCAACATCATTTCCATCATTGTCATCTTCATTTCCAGCAACATTGCcaacttcctcttcatttgcaccatggttttcttcttcattctcctctctcctcaggCTGCTTTTCCACCCAATAATCCACAGCACCAAgaccagggccaggagcacagcaacagctaaGAGCTGCAAGTGTGGCATCTTCttctgggagagctgctccacctgctgctccagccgaAGCCTCTCCCATTCCAAGTACTTTGCACGCGCTTCCATGTGCCAATGTGCTTCCTCATCCAAACCATCACCCACGGGCGGCGGGTACTGGATGAGACCTTGCAAGAGCGCGAACAGGAACACGACTGGATCCAtggtctgcaggaggagggagagaaggccttgagtggggaagggagggcgGGAACTACTGCTTGCTGCAGGGAGGACAGGATGCTCAGGGTTCTGGGCGCAGGAAGGACAGGGCCCCAgacagctggcaggcagcaagggctatcccagtgcccctggagctgcagcagcagcagcagccctgtggcctGCCCAAGGCTCTCCCAtgaggggctgtccctgcctgcagggggAGAAGCCAGCCCCGGTTGCAGCGTTTCTGCCccagcccttgtccccagcccagcctcccc encodes:
- the LOC140681846 gene encoding inositol 1,4,5-trisphosphate receptor-interacting protein-like 1, whose translation is MDPVVFLFALLQGLIQYPPPVGDGLDEEAHWHMEARAKYLEWERLRLEQQVEQLSQKKMPHLQLLAVAVLLALVLVLWIIGWKSSLRREENEEENHGANEEEVGNVAGNEDDNDGNDVANGAALAENNNDNDVANVVQEEEDNVDDRVGQDIMERIEGPVEDLQRVCEWITDLMDDYTIYFGHVLFDSFYPVLHRPIGVGSAFEGWSPWEQDVVYRVLIPMTPPRGHSFHLELDGEGQRHVRNFRVRVQLECTCTRQQQGENMLCFLHNPEEELRSNQDPSLLDTLCTDSYLDVQKTARWFQQLVKAIMPPLPQLQNRNLIPLPSTHSCQFKAISGGESFRIEILFGVRRGGSDIFVSSQPRETRTPSTLWPETYAVAEVKFFMHIARKAPPDSLHLRCLQLFCRLLLGTGFSNYTLKTIVMHLLNGLPVSQWRRKYFLQRMRDISVNLRCSLEEKCLNHFIIGNKRLPQEISLPLDIAAAEPPNLFHQLARCPAAHSQAMSEYQDIRRQLASVLLIGS